A section of the Malania oleifera isolate guangnan ecotype guangnan chromosome 2, ASM2987363v1, whole genome shotgun sequence genome encodes:
- the LOC131148653 gene encoding protein GL2-INTERACTING REPRESSOR 1-like, with translation MGRKANGPKLELKLNLAPPPRPNLREQSPNLSSASSSTSSEMTLPSSCLSSEIDADDASGGFSSSPEETSAMVLVGCPRCLMYVMLSEVDPRCPRCKSSVLLDFLHEEKTLKKRN, from the coding sequence ATGGGTCGTAAAGCCAACGGACCAAAGCTGGAGCTGAAGTTGAACCTGGCGCCGCCACCGAGGCCTAACCTGCGAGAGCAGTCTCCGAACTTATCGTCGGCTTCTTCTTCTACGTCGTCGGAGATGACGCTTCCGAGCTCGTGCTTGTCGTCGGAGATCGACGCCGACGACGCTTCCGGCGGGTTCTCGAGCAGTCCCGAGGAGACGTCGGCGATGGTGCTGGTGGGATGCCCACGGTGCCTCATGTACGTGATGTTGTCGGAGGTGGATCCCCGGTGCCCCAGGTGCAAGAGCTCTGTTTTGCTCGATTTCCTCCACGAGGAAAAAACCCTGAAGAAGAGAAACTAG